In Streptomyces chartreusis NRRL 3882, the following are encoded in one genomic region:
- a CDS encoding TIGR04222 domain-containing membrane protein: MLWVLFLLAAWAVAGTACTRLCLAAVRAATDDTDTGRIHELTLYEAAFLSGGPRRVADVTLVAMARQRRLLLAHTGWATVVDPRGRDEMERSVIGAIGPEGQSRIAPVRATAATADAIHGIADRLVRAGLAVPDSSRTTVAAAVRQVRSAAVAVLGLGLAALLTPVPPDLPRHLVALWFALPLALTLSCLAVARIEIHPYSRWASPAGQRLLGALTRNADGTADDRTYLTSVAVRGVRAIGEPDLRAAFTHREAHD, encoded by the coding sequence ATGCTCTGGGTTCTTTTCCTGCTGGCGGCCTGGGCCGTGGCCGGCACGGCGTGCACACGCCTGTGCCTGGCCGCCGTACGCGCCGCGACCGATGACACGGACACCGGCCGGATCCATGAACTCACGCTGTACGAGGCCGCGTTCCTCTCCGGCGGGCCCCGGCGGGTCGCCGACGTGACCCTGGTCGCCATGGCGCGCCAGCGCCGGCTGCTCCTGGCCCACACCGGCTGGGCGACGGTCGTCGATCCGCGCGGGCGGGACGAGATGGAGCGGTCGGTCATCGGGGCCATCGGCCCCGAGGGCCAGTCCCGGATCGCGCCGGTGCGGGCCACCGCCGCCACGGCGGACGCGATACACGGTATCGCCGACCGGCTGGTGCGCGCGGGACTCGCGGTGCCCGACAGCTCCCGTACGACGGTCGCCGCGGCCGTCCGGCAGGTGCGCTCGGCGGCCGTCGCCGTACTCGGCCTCGGCCTCGCCGCGCTGCTGACGCCGGTTCCGCCGGACCTGCCACGTCACCTGGTCGCCCTGTGGTTCGCGCTGCCGCTCGCCCTGACCCTGAGTTGCCTCGCCGTCGCCCGCATCGAGATCCACCCGTACTCGCGCTGGGCCTCCCCGGCCGGCCAGCGGCTGCTCGGCGCCCTGACCCGGAACGCGGACGGCACCGCCGACGACCGTACGTACCTCACGTCCGTGGCGGTACGCGGTGTCCGCGCGATCGGCGAACCGGATCTGCGCGCCGCTTTCACGCACCGCGAGGCACACGACTGA
- a CDS encoding DUF7144 family membrane protein, with the protein MTSAAPPPPAPPAPDRTPGGSGSGGTGDPWATRGLALGGTLMVVYGVFAVLQGITAIADDEVYTSFGEYVFEFDLTAWGWIHLIVGVLAVAAGLGLFTGAAWARVVGAVVVGLALIANFMWLPYQPFWSIIMIVTGLFVLWSVFNYRSTRAA; encoded by the coding sequence ATGACCAGCGCCGCGCCCCCTCCCCCCGCCCCGCCCGCCCCCGACCGGACGCCCGGCGGGTCCGGCTCCGGCGGTACGGGCGATCCCTGGGCGACCAGGGGTCTCGCTCTCGGCGGCACCCTGATGGTCGTCTACGGCGTGTTCGCGGTGCTCCAGGGCATCACGGCGATCGCCGACGACGAGGTGTACACGAGCTTCGGCGAGTACGTCTTCGAGTTCGACCTGACCGCGTGGGGCTGGATCCACCTGATCGTCGGGGTGCTCGCGGTGGCGGCCGGGCTCGGCCTGTTCACCGGGGCCGCCTGGGCCCGGGTCGTGGGCGCGGTCGTGGTCGGGCTGGCGCTGATCGCGAACTTCATGTGGCTGCCGTACCAGCCGTTCTGGTCGATCATCATGATCGTGACCGGCCTCTTCGTGCTGTGGTCGGTGTTCAACTACCGCTCCACCCGCGCGGCGTAG
- a CDS encoding DUF692 domain-containing protein translates to MKRLGTGIGWRPEIADAVERMPGIDWVETVAENVCPGHLPESLRRLRERGVTVVPHGVSLGLGGADRPDDGRLAALAERVEALGSPLVTEHIAFVRAGGSLTATPHLEAGHLLPVPRTRDALDVLCENVRIAQEALPVPLAVENIAALIAWPGEEMTEGQFLYELADRTGVRLLIDVANLHTNHVNRAEDPAKALAELPLEAIAYVHVAGGFERDGVWHDSHAHPVPRPVLDILSDLASRVSPPGVLLERDENFPEPAELEAELASIRRAVEAGAVERVKAEVRAAGNAVAARRQAAAPGGRREVRAEAPVRGEAGAPRCHRTGTAEATRGAFGRPEHRSVDEARQRLGVAQAALLSALVAGTPVPEGFDRVRVGVQARALAAKRADVVGKVAPELPEILGADYRTAFLGYAQTQPMTGGYRRDALTFAEHLLSAGRPGDAAARRELREWWLERSGPAPRSRRPVRRLARATRKVLLRR, encoded by the coding sequence ATGAAGCGACTGGGGACGGGCATCGGGTGGCGACCGGAGATCGCGGACGCCGTGGAGCGCATGCCGGGCATCGACTGGGTCGAGACCGTGGCCGAGAACGTCTGCCCCGGGCATCTGCCCGAGTCGCTGCGGCGGCTGCGCGAGCGCGGCGTCACCGTGGTGCCGCACGGCGTCTCGCTCGGCCTCGGGGGTGCGGACCGGCCCGACGACGGCCGTCTGGCCGCGCTGGCCGAGCGGGTGGAGGCACTCGGCTCACCGCTGGTCACCGAGCACATCGCGTTCGTCCGGGCCGGTGGTTCGCTGACGGCGACTCCGCACCTGGAGGCGGGCCATCTGCTGCCCGTCCCCCGGACCCGGGACGCGCTCGACGTGCTGTGCGAGAACGTGCGCATCGCGCAGGAGGCGCTTCCGGTGCCGCTGGCCGTCGAGAACATCGCCGCACTGATCGCCTGGCCGGGCGAGGAGATGACGGAGGGCCAGTTCCTCTACGAGCTCGCCGACCGCACGGGCGTCCGGCTCCTCATCGACGTGGCCAACCTGCACACCAACCACGTCAACCGCGCCGAGGACCCGGCCAAGGCCCTCGCCGAGCTGCCCCTGGAGGCCATCGCCTACGTCCATGTCGCCGGCGGTTTCGAACGCGACGGCGTCTGGCACGACAGCCACGCCCACCCCGTCCCCCGGCCGGTCCTCGACATCCTGAGCGACCTCGCGTCCCGCGTGTCCCCTCCGGGGGTCCTGCTGGAACGCGACGAGAACTTCCCGGAACCGGCGGAGCTGGAGGCCGAGTTGGCCTCCATCCGGCGGGCTGTGGAGGCGGGGGCCGTCGAGCGGGTGAAGGCCGAGGTGCGCGCGGCGGGCAACGCGGTCGCGGCGCGGCGGCAGGCGGCCGCGCCCGGAGGCCGGCGCGAGGTCCGCGCCGAGGCCCCCGTGCGCGGCGAGGCCGGGGCGCCGCGGTGCCATCGGACCGGGACGGCCGAGGCGACACGGGGCGCCTTCGGCCGGCCCGAACACCGGAGCGTCGACGAGGCCCGGCAGCGGCTCGGGGTCGCGCAGGCCGCGCTGCTGTCGGCGCTGGTCGCGGGGACGCCCGTGCCCGAGGGGTTCGACCGGGTGCGGGTCGGCGTACAGGCACGGGCGCTCGCCGCGAAGCGGGCGGACGTCGTGGGCAAGGTCGCACCGGAACTGCCGGAGATCCTCGGGGCGGACTACCGTACGGCCTTCCTCGGGTACGCCCAGACGCAGCCGATGACCGGCGGCTACCGGCGCGACGCGCTCACCTTCGCCGAGCACCTGCTGTCCGCCGGGCGGCCCGGGGACGCCGCTGCGCGGCGGGAGCTGCGGGAGTGGTGGCTGGAGCGGTCGGGGCCGGCGCCGCGATCGCGGCGCCCGGTCCGCCGGCTGGCCCGCGCCACCCGGAAGGTGCTGCTGCGGCGTTGA
- a CDS encoding APC family permease, with product MTSPQPPAPAAGAPSAEPGSEFRKDMGPWANFALGFTYLSPVVSTYTLFGTAIVDGGPPMIWAFVLAGCGQFLVALIFGEIVAQYPIAGGVYPWARRLWGKRWAWMTGWVYMWALLVTITSVAYGAGPYIAILFGFDTTVHTTVLCTAVLIVIAVLINYMGTKALSAAAVIGFAGELIGALVVGIYLLSTHRHHGLGVIFDTYGAEGDGSYLPAFLAAAIIGFYQYYGFEACGDTAEEVAHPGRVIPRAMRRTIYIGGAAATFTCMSLLLSVTDFNAVISGEQADPVVDVLYDAMGETGARMVMAVVLISFLSCTISLQAAAGRLIYSYARDEMIAGHRLLRRFAHARAVPGYALFVSAAVPLLIAFASLLSEDALTNIVSFAILGIYGSFQMVVLAALRARLKGWRPAGEFTLGRWGLTVNVGALAYGIFAIVNICWARSPEKPWYENWIVLLCGAVVVGTGALYMFTTHHYGRGDAPAGDAVPKTGAVSKD from the coding sequence GTGACCAGTCCGCAGCCCCCCGCTCCGGCGGCCGGGGCTCCCTCGGCAGAGCCCGGCTCGGAGTTCCGCAAGGACATGGGCCCCTGGGCCAACTTCGCCCTCGGCTTCACCTACCTGTCCCCGGTGGTGAGCACCTACACCCTCTTCGGCACCGCGATCGTCGACGGCGGACCGCCGATGATCTGGGCGTTCGTGCTGGCCGGCTGCGGACAGTTCCTCGTCGCGCTGATCTTCGGCGAGATCGTCGCCCAGTACCCCATCGCGGGCGGCGTCTACCCCTGGGCCCGGCGCCTGTGGGGCAAGCGCTGGGCGTGGATGACCGGCTGGGTGTACATGTGGGCGCTGCTGGTGACCATCACCTCCGTCGCCTACGGCGCCGGCCCCTACATCGCCATCCTCTTCGGCTTCGACACCACCGTGCACACCACCGTGCTGTGCACCGCAGTGCTGATCGTCATCGCCGTCCTCATCAACTACATGGGGACCAAGGCGCTGTCGGCGGCGGCCGTCATCGGCTTCGCCGGTGAGCTCATCGGCGCCCTCGTCGTCGGCATCTACCTGCTGTCCACCCACCGGCACCACGGCCTCGGCGTCATCTTCGACACGTACGGCGCCGAGGGGGACGGCTCCTACCTGCCCGCGTTCCTCGCCGCCGCGATCATCGGCTTCTACCAGTACTACGGCTTCGAGGCGTGCGGCGACACGGCCGAGGAGGTCGCCCACCCGGGCCGTGTCATCCCGCGCGCGATGCGCCGCACCATCTACATCGGCGGTGCCGCGGCCACGTTCACCTGCATGTCGCTGCTGCTGTCGGTCACGGACTTCAACGCGGTCATCTCGGGCGAGCAGGCCGACCCCGTGGTGGACGTGCTGTACGACGCCATGGGCGAGACCGGGGCGCGGATGGTGATGGCCGTGGTGCTGATCTCCTTCCTGTCCTGCACGATCAGCCTCCAGGCCGCGGCCGGGCGGCTCATCTACTCCTACGCCCGTGACGAGATGATCGCCGGGCACCGGCTGCTGCGGCGGTTCGCCCACGCCCGCGCGGTGCCCGGCTACGCGCTGTTCGTGTCCGCGGCGGTACCGCTGCTCATCGCCTTCGCCTCGCTGCTCTCCGAGGACGCCCTCACCAACATCGTGTCGTTCGCGATCCTCGGTATCTACGGCTCGTTCCAGATGGTGGTGCTGGCCGCGCTGCGCGCCCGGCTCAAGGGGTGGCGCCCGGCGGGGGAGTTCACCCTGGGCCGCTGGGGCCTCACGGTGAACGTCGGGGCGCTGGCCTACGGCATCTTCGCCATCGTCAACATCTGCTGGGCCCGCAGCCCGGAGAAGCCGTGGTACGAGAACTGGATCGTCCTGCTGTGCGGCGCGGTGGTGGTCGGTACCGGCGCGCTGTACATGTTCACCACTCACCACTACGGCCGCGGCGACGCACCCGCCGGTGACGCCGTGCCGAAGACCGGGGCCGTGTCGAAGGACTGA
- a CDS encoding ABC transporter ATP-binding protein, with translation MRPDLCLQNAGRRYGLRGPWVLRGVDLTVAPGRLVRVEGANGTGKSTLLRLLAGIDAPSEGRITGRPRTAYVPERFPPALPFTAVGYLTHLGAVHGLTRTAAARAAGEWLERLGAAAYAGTPMARLSKGTSQKIAVAQALLAEPELLVLDEAWTGLDTDARAELERAVAERTAAGGSVVFVDHDPRRLAGLPDATYAVRDGSLVPCAAPGSGPSGPHVTVVAQGPPDGRLPEDAHRAVASAEETTPGTYRLAVPASRSDVLLRALLTARPPWHVVSVEQRADTPGSPR, from the coding sequence ATGCGACCCGACCTGTGCCTGCAGAACGCGGGCCGCCGCTACGGCCTGCGCGGCCCCTGGGTGCTGCGCGGCGTCGACCTGACGGTGGCCCCGGGCCGGCTCGTCCGCGTCGAGGGCGCCAACGGCACCGGCAAGTCGACCCTCCTGCGGCTGCTCGCCGGCATCGACGCCCCCAGCGAGGGCCGGATCACCGGCCGCCCGCGCACCGCCTACGTCCCCGAGCGGTTCCCGCCGGCCCTGCCGTTCACCGCCGTCGGCTATCTCACCCACCTCGGCGCCGTGCACGGCCTGACCCGTACGGCGGCCGCCCGCGCCGCCGGCGAGTGGCTGGAGCGCCTCGGCGCCGCCGCGTACGCCGGGACGCCGATGGCGCGGCTGTCGAAGGGCACCAGCCAGAAGATCGCGGTCGCCCAGGCCCTGCTGGCGGAGCCCGAGCTGCTGGTGCTGGACGAGGCGTGGACGGGCCTCGACACCGACGCCCGCGCCGAGTTGGAGCGGGCGGTCGCCGAGCGCACGGCGGCCGGCGGGTCCGTGGTGTTCGTCGACCACGACCCGCGCCGCCTCGCGGGCCTGCCCGACGCGACGTACGCCGTACGCGACGGGAGCCTCGTCCCGTGTGCGGCGCCGGGGTCCGGCCCGTCCGGCCCGCACGTCACCGTCGTGGCGCAGGGCCCGCCGGACGGGCGGCTGCCCGAGGACGCGCACCGGGCGGTCGCCTCGGCCGAGGAGACCACGCCGGGCACCTACCGCCTCGCCGTCCCCGCCTCCCGCTCCGACGTCCTGCTCCGCGCCCTGCTGACGGCCCGCCCGCCCTGGCACGTGGTGAGCGTGGAGCAGCGGGCGGACACCCCGGGGAGCCCCCGATGA
- a CDS encoding aminoacyl-tRNA hydrolase, whose protein sequence is MSEDPTPVSDSPFRSGPSARDTAPQFVLPLVVRIERADPPARTDALETAARAVLTILSDERSAGDGPWAQAVRDWQDARIRKVVRRARGAEWRRAEALPGITVTGKSAEVRVFPPVPLDGWPKDLARLQVSGTDLDDPEPPVDADPAAPVLWLNPDLGMSAGKAMAQAGHAAQLAWWELTDGERAAWHDAGFRLAVRPADPARWPGLTGSGLPVVRDAGFTEIAPGSCTVVADHPALRREPYAPGGPALTRSE, encoded by the coding sequence GTGAGCGAAGACCCGACGCCCGTGAGTGACAGCCCCTTCCGGTCCGGACCCTCGGCCCGCGACACGGCACCGCAGTTCGTGCTGCCGCTGGTCGTGCGGATCGAGCGGGCGGACCCGCCGGCGCGGACGGACGCGCTGGAGACGGCCGCGCGCGCCGTGCTGACGATCCTCAGCGACGAGCGGTCGGCCGGCGACGGCCCGTGGGCGCAGGCCGTGCGGGACTGGCAGGACGCCAGGATCCGCAAGGTCGTGCGGCGGGCGCGCGGCGCCGAGTGGCGGCGGGCGGAGGCGCTGCCCGGCATCACCGTCACCGGCAAGTCGGCCGAGGTGCGGGTCTTCCCGCCGGTCCCGCTCGACGGCTGGCCCAAGGACCTGGCCCGGCTCCAGGTCTCCGGCACCGACCTGGACGACCCGGAACCGCCGGTGGACGCGGACCCGGCCGCCCCCGTGCTGTGGCTGAACCCCGACCTCGGCATGTCGGCCGGCAAGGCGATGGCCCAGGCCGGCCACGCCGCGCAACTGGCCTGGTGGGAGCTGACCGACGGGGAGCGGGCCGCCTGGCACGACGCGGGCTTCCGGCTCGCCGTGCGGCCGGCCGACCCGGCGCGCTGGCCCGGGCTGACGGGCAGCGGCCTGCCGGTGGTCCGCGACGCGGGGTTCACGGAGATCGCGCCCGGCTCGTGCACCGTGGTCGCGGACCACCCGGCGCTGCGCCGGGAGCCCTACGCGCCGGGCGGCCCGGCGCTCACCCGTTCGGAGTAG
- a CDS encoding DUF4142 domain-containing protein codes for MRPRPPVKGRGLVSGTGLIVTCLTATIAALVFSLWSFTDRPGTGPDALNAQTLRTSYGPLSALDQDFLVKVRLAGLWELPAGRQARTKGTTPAVRTAGRHLVEGHRFLDERVRGVAARLNLALPDAPSDQQKQWLRTLDTAQGAEYDRQFANILRVAHGRVFSVVAQVRASTRNSLVRDLADDANTTVLDHIKVLEATGYVDFDAVARDMATAGPPPTAAPPPASAPDPGPAFTLPPPTFRPPPEP; via the coding sequence ATGCGACCGCGACCCCCCGTCAAGGGCCGAGGCCTCGTCAGTGGCACGGGGCTCATCGTCACGTGTCTGACGGCGACGATCGCCGCGCTGGTCTTCTCCCTCTGGTCGTTCACCGACCGGCCGGGGACGGGACCGGACGCGCTGAACGCCCAGACCTTGCGCACGAGCTACGGCCCGTTGTCCGCGCTCGACCAGGACTTCCTCGTCAAGGTCCGGCTGGCCGGGCTGTGGGAGCTGCCCGCGGGGCGGCAGGCCCGGACGAAGGGAACCACGCCGGCCGTCCGGACGGCGGGCCGGCATCTCGTCGAGGGGCACAGGTTCCTCGACGAGCGGGTCCGCGGTGTCGCCGCGCGGCTGAACCTCGCGCTTCCGGACGCGCCCAGCGACCAGCAGAAGCAGTGGCTCAGAACCCTGGACACGGCACAGGGTGCCGAGTACGACCGCCAGTTCGCCAACATCCTGCGCGTGGCGCACGGCAGGGTCTTCTCGGTCGTCGCCCAGGTCCGTGCGAGCACCCGCAACTCGCTGGTGCGCGACCTCGCCGACGACGCCAACACGACCGTCCTCGACCACATCAAGGTCCTGGAGGCCACGGGCTACGTCGACTTCGACGCCGTGGCCCGCGACATGGCCACCGCCGGCCCTCCCCCGACGGCCGCCCCGCCTCCGGCCTCGGCCCCGGACCCGGGCCCGGCCTTCACGCTTCCGCCACCCACGTTCCGCCCGCCGCCGGAGCCGTGA
- a CDS encoding GMC family oxidoreductase, with the protein MAPTIAHGAESAYDYVIVGGGTAGCVLAARLSEDPDCRVCVVEGGPSDIGDERILRLRNWINLLGSEFDYGYTTVEQPRGNSHILHSRARVLGGCSSHNTLISFLPLPQDLDDWVSRGCSGWDPATILPYRDRLLTQIVPVAEADRNPIAQDFVTAASRALGVPVVDDFNAEPFADGTGFFSLAYQPEGNLRSSASVAYLHPVLDRPNLTLLLETWAHRLLPDESGRLTRVAVRGADGEPAAVRAERELLLCAGAIDTPRLLLLSGLGPADDLRALGIGVRADLPGVGENLLDHPESVIVWETAGPLPPNSAMDSDAGLFLRRDKGQPRPDLMFHFYQVPFTVNTERLGYPVPAYGVCMTPNVPRARSTGRMWLRSNNPAEHPALDFRYFTDAEGHDERTIVDGLKVAREVAATDPLRDWLVREVAPGPDVVSDADLSEYGRRVAHTVYHPAGTCRMGAPDDPMAVCDPELRLLGVEGVRIVDASVFPTMPTINPMVTVLLAAERAADLILDRPGPAEQEARQ; encoded by the coding sequence ATGGCCCCCACCATCGCGCACGGCGCCGAGTCGGCCTACGACTACGTCATCGTCGGCGGCGGCACCGCCGGCTGCGTGCTCGCCGCCCGCCTGAGCGAGGACCCCGACTGCCGCGTCTGCGTCGTCGAGGGCGGCCCCAGCGACATCGGCGACGAGCGCATCCTGCGCCTGCGCAACTGGATCAACCTGCTCGGCTCGGAGTTCGACTACGGCTACACCACCGTCGAACAGCCGCGTGGCAACTCCCACATCCTGCACTCACGGGCCCGAGTCCTCGGCGGCTGCTCCTCGCACAACACGCTGATCAGCTTCCTGCCGCTGCCTCAGGACCTCGACGACTGGGTGAGCCGGGGCTGCTCCGGCTGGGACCCGGCAACGATCCTCCCCTACCGCGACCGGCTGCTCACACAGATCGTCCCGGTCGCCGAGGCCGACCGCAATCCCATCGCCCAGGACTTCGTCACCGCGGCCTCCCGCGCCCTCGGCGTCCCCGTCGTCGACGACTTCAACGCCGAACCCTTCGCCGACGGCACCGGCTTCTTCTCGCTGGCCTACCAGCCGGAGGGCAACCTGCGCTCCTCCGCGTCCGTCGCCTACCTCCACCCCGTCCTGGACCGGCCCAACCTGACGCTCCTGCTGGAGACCTGGGCGCACCGGCTGCTCCCGGACGAGTCGGGCCGGCTGACCCGCGTCGCCGTCCGGGGCGCCGACGGCGAACCCGCCGCCGTGCGTGCCGAGCGCGAACTCCTGCTGTGCGCGGGCGCGATCGACACCCCGCGCCTGCTGCTGCTCTCCGGCCTCGGCCCGGCCGACGACCTGCGCGCCCTGGGCATCGGCGTACGGGCCGACCTGCCCGGCGTGGGCGAGAACCTGCTGGACCACCCCGAGTCCGTGATCGTCTGGGAGACCGCGGGGCCGCTGCCGCCCAACTCCGCGATGGACTCCGACGCCGGCCTGTTCCTGCGCCGCGACAAGGGCCAGCCGCGCCCCGACCTGATGTTCCACTTCTACCAGGTGCCGTTCACCGTCAACACCGAGCGCCTGGGCTACCCGGTGCCGGCCTACGGGGTGTGCATGACGCCGAACGTGCCGCGCGCCCGCTCCACCGGCCGCATGTGGCTGCGCAGCAACAACCCCGCCGAGCATCCCGCCCTGGACTTCAGGTACTTCACCGACGCCGAGGGGCACGACGAGCGCACCATCGTGGACGGGCTGAAGGTCGCCCGCGAGGTCGCCGCCACCGACCCGCTGCGCGACTGGCTCGTCCGCGAGGTCGCGCCCGGCCCGGACGTCGTCTCCGACGCCGACCTCTCCGAGTACGGCCGCCGCGTGGCGCACACCGTCTACCACCCGGCGGGCACCTGCCGCATGGGCGCCCCGGACGACCCGATGGCCGTCTGCGACCCGGAGTTGAGACTGCTCGGCGTCGAGGGCGTGCGGATCGTCGACGCGTCGGTGTTCCCGACGATGCCCACCATCAACCCGATGGTGACCGTCCTGCTCGCCGCCGAACGCGCCGCCGATCTGATCCTCGACCGCCCCGGCCCCGCGGAACAGGAGGCCCGACAGTGA
- a CDS encoding potassium channel family protein: MRDGSEQAHGPARKREQEPQAPAPAPAASRRLWAAAGGLVVAVGTAYFLLPLEGFGDDRSWLGWPLFVLCLGLLGVLLLRQVRDVVLEKPHTRPGVMIPLLMCLAVLVFSSGYYTLAQRPGQFTGLSTRVDALYFTVVTLATVGYGDITPSGQEARLVTVAQILYTFVFLTAGATALSRRLHTVVAARDRHPPPS; this comes from the coding sequence ATGCGCGATGGCAGCGAGCAGGCGCACGGCCCCGCGCGGAAGCGGGAACAGGAGCCACAGGCCCCGGCCCCCGCCCCGGCGGCCTCCCGGCGGTTGTGGGCCGCCGCCGGGGGACTCGTGGTCGCCGTCGGCACGGCCTATTTCCTGCTGCCGCTGGAGGGGTTCGGCGACGACCGCTCCTGGCTGGGCTGGCCGCTTTTCGTCCTGTGTCTGGGGCTGCTGGGCGTGCTGCTGCTGCGCCAGGTGCGCGACGTCGTGCTGGAGAAGCCGCACACCCGGCCCGGCGTCATGATCCCGCTGCTGATGTGCCTGGCCGTGCTGGTCTTCTCGTCGGGGTACTACACCCTCGCCCAGCGGCCGGGCCAGTTCACCGGCCTGAGCACCCGCGTCGACGCGCTGTACTTCACCGTCGTCACGCTCGCGACCGTCGGCTACGGCGACATCACCCCGAGCGGGCAGGAGGCCCGCCTGGTGACCGTCGCCCAGATCCTGTACACGTTCGTCTTCCTCACGGCGGGTGCCACCGCGCTCTCGCGCCGTCTGCACACGGTGGTCGCCGCGCGCGACCGGCACCCGCCGCCCTCCTGA
- a CDS encoding aldehyde dehydrogenase family protein yields MGELYIDGEWTQAAAGGRREVVNPYDASVVTTVDEADATDVDRAVRAARRAFVEEDWANATSRRRADLLLRVRDLLLRDQEDIARTETLDTGKTLAEARIDVKDVANAFRYFAELAGKDGGRVVDVGPDVLSRVVYQPVGVCALIAPWNYPLLQASWKVAPALAAGNTFVLKPSETTPLTTIAMIRLIEEAGAPPGVANLVLGSGATVGAALTSHPEVDLVSFTGGLTTGRSIMASAAEGPRNIALELGGKNPNIVFADADFDAAVDYALDAAFLHSGQVCSAGSRLLVQDSLHDRFVEALARRAAAIRLGNGLEEGTESGPLSSAEHREKVERYIAVAQEEGARLVTGGTRPDDPALSRGFFLLPTIFADCDRSMRIVQEEVFGPVVTVERFGTEDEAVELANDTRYGLAGGVWTSDAGRAQRVAQRLRHGTVWINDFHPYVPQAEWGGFGRSGVGRELGPTGLREYQEAKHIYQNLAPAPSGWFKG; encoded by the coding sequence GTGGGCGAGCTGTACATCGACGGCGAGTGGACACAGGCGGCGGCCGGTGGCCGGCGGGAGGTGGTCAACCCCTACGACGCCTCCGTCGTCACCACCGTCGACGAGGCCGACGCCACCGACGTGGACCGCGCCGTACGCGCCGCCCGGCGCGCCTTCGTCGAGGAGGACTGGGCCAACGCCACCTCCCGCCGCCGGGCCGACCTCCTGCTGCGCGTGCGTGACCTGCTGCTGCGCGACCAGGAGGACATCGCCCGCACCGAGACCCTCGACACCGGCAAGACGCTGGCCGAGGCCCGCATCGACGTGAAGGACGTGGCGAACGCCTTCCGCTACTTCGCCGAACTCGCGGGCAAGGACGGCGGCCGGGTCGTGGACGTCGGCCCGGACGTCCTCAGCCGCGTCGTCTACCAGCCGGTCGGGGTCTGCGCGCTCATCGCCCCCTGGAACTACCCGCTGCTCCAGGCCTCCTGGAAGGTGGCTCCGGCGCTGGCCGCCGGCAACACCTTCGTCCTCAAGCCCAGCGAGACCACACCGCTCACCACGATCGCCATGATCCGGCTCATCGAGGAGGCCGGCGCGCCGCCCGGCGTCGCCAACCTGGTGCTGGGCTCCGGGGCGACCGTCGGCGCGGCCCTGACCAGCCACCCCGAGGTCGACCTGGTGTCCTTCACCGGCGGTCTGACCACCGGGCGCTCCATCATGGCCAGCGCAGCCGAGGGACCGCGCAACATCGCCCTCGAACTCGGCGGCAAGAACCCCAACATCGTCTTCGCGGACGCCGACTTCGACGCCGCCGTGGACTACGCGCTGGACGCCGCCTTCCTGCACTCCGGGCAGGTCTGCTCGGCCGGTTCGCGCCTGCTGGTCCAGGACTCCCTGCACGACCGGTTCGTCGAGGCCCTCGCCCGCCGCGCGGCGGCGATCCGGCTCGGCAACGGCCTGGAGGAGGGCACCGAGAGCGGCCCGCTCAGCTCCGCCGAGCACCGCGAGAAGGTCGAGCGCTACATCGCCGTCGCCCAGGAGGAGGGCGCCCGGCTCGTGACCGGCGGCACCCGCCCCGACGACCCCGCCCTGAGCCGCGGCTTCTTCCTGCTGCCGACGATCTTCGCCGACTGCGACCGGTCGATGCGGATCGTCCAGGAGGAGGTCTTCGGCCCGGTGGTCACCGTCGAGCGCTTCGGCACCGAGGACGAGGCGGTGGAACTGGCCAACGACACACGCTACGGCCTGGCCGGCGGGGTGTGGACCTCCGACGCCGGCCGCGCCCAGCGCGTCGCCCAGCGGCTGCGGCACGGCACCGTCTGGATCAACGACTTCCACCCCTACGTGCCGCAGGCCGAGTGGGGCGGCTTCGGCCGCTCCGGCGTCGGGCGCGAACTGGGTCCCACCGGGCTGCGGGAGTACCAGGAGGCCAAGCACATCTACCAGAACCTCGCCCCCGCCCCCTCGGGCTGGTTCAAGGGCTGA